In Lathyrus oleraceus cultivar Zhongwan6 chromosome 2, CAAS_Psat_ZW6_1.0, whole genome shotgun sequence, the DNA window GGATACGGCTATGTTTATTAGGTCAAAACTAAAGATGGATCAAGGGTTTTTGTGAAACCACTTTCACTGAATTAAACATAGATAATTATAATCACTTAAATAAGGGACAGTCCATAAATACTTTTATTATATACTATTGCTGTGTTATAAAGTGTGAAAACACAACTTCGTTGTGTACGATGTTGTTTCTAAGTATAATTTAGCTTTAGTAATTTGTGTAGTTACTTTGTAGTATGTACTAATGTATTCAACCAGACAATATCTATGTATTCGTCTCGGAGTGAAATAATAGACTATTTATAATATTACTCTATCTTGCTAACTAAGGTTGCTTTACTTTTCGTTTTCAATTCTTACTGAGTTTCAAGGTTTCAAATTTGAAGGATACAAATCCAGTCAAAAGCATCAATGATTGTTTTGGAAAATAGTAACTGGTTCAGCAGGCCAGTAAGTGGCAAGTTAGGCAGCGGCAACTTCTTAAACGTTTTGCAGAGCAAGTGGATAGAGCAAGATACTTTTCAATCTCTTCTTCCAGATCTCTTATTTACTGCCGTTGATCCCTTTTGTAAGATTGCAGACATGGGCTTTTGGTATGGATCTACAGGGAACAGGAATTTATCTTTTTCATGGTGAAAATAAGATATTTTGTGTTTAGAGAAAGTGTATGGTAATATTAGAGGTTTAAATAGAAATTTGATAAACAGGAGAATTATTTGTGGATGAGAGaattttatattttttgtttGATACAAAAGTGTAACATTACATCTTTATTTATAGTAGTATAAGAAGAAATCTAGACACACTAATTCTAAAGAGTTCTCAACTCTATAAATCTTAAGAGTATTTTAGAAAATATTACAATTATGAAAAATATCTAAATACTCTAAACATCACAATAGTTTTCTACACACTCCAAAGTCTAAAATAACTAAGCTCAAAAAACCgaaaaccaaaatacaaataatAAGATTATATccaaatcaagtttaatatttcaaTATCCTCCTTAAACTTGATTTGTGACTTCAAGCATACTCTTTAACTTCACGAAAGTTTTCAATTTGAGTGGTTTGATGAAAATATCGGCAGCTTGATCTTGAGACATCGCATACTTCAACTTCACCTCCTTCTTCTCGACACATCCACTTATGAAGGGGTAATGGGTGTCAATGTGCTTACTTCTTTCATAAAAGACGTGATTCTTTGTCAAAGCAGTTGTCAACACATATTTTCATAggattttttttttgcatttttaacTCTGTCAACAAGTTCCTTAGCCAAATTACACGACaaatgtaacaccctaaacctcTAACTTTATATTTAATAAAAAACTTCATGCTTCGGATGTTACTTTATCAAAACTCTCATACATAAACATGCAAATAAATAATTCACAGTAGAAGATAAAAGAAAATCGTATCATAAGTTTGAATAAAACATCTCTAGCAACTCCATAAAAAAAGTTACAATTCAGTACATGAAAATACAAGCGCCCAAATCCCCGATGTTACAGACCAGAACATTTATTCGACTAAATGGAGAAAAAACAGTAAATGCTAAGAGGGCATCACAACCATCTCACGATCATCACAATATATCACTCTTACTAATTACTTATACAACATTGCAAAAAGGCAATCCAATAAAATAAAAAAGGGGCGAGAATACACTTACAAATAATAACGGTTAAAATTAGCAACAAAATGATAAACGAATATAATAATAATACTAGTACACAAGCACATTCACAGATACAAACACATATATTATTCTCAACATATGCAATGCTATTATGCATCAACTCCTTCACCTATATACACATGATATCAAGTTTTTGTGGATATCAGAGGTATGCTACTGATTTCTTCCACGGCCTCTGGTCCCTCACCTGAACCGACGATCTCCACCAAATAGATCTGAGACCCACCTCTCGTCTTTCAACTAGACCAAGGATCCCACCAAATATATCTGAGACCACCGAATAAACTGTCACCTAACTCCAATATATATGTATGAATGAGAATGCTAGAGTCAAATAATACAATTCACCAAAATAAGTATAAATCACccaaaattatttaaataattatacACCAAAAATAGGTTTCGAGTATGAATCATATACCACAACTAAAGGTCTCCAAAAAGAATCATTGTTTCATTAATATTTCTATTAAAATTATCTTAATTTTATTTCTTCCAAAGTCGTCCATTTTCTTTTTTCTatcatatttttcaaaaaaaaattataaatattttattttattcaaaaaAATGAATTTAATCTCATAAAGAGTTACAATTATTTCTAGTATTACACGAAAGTCAACGAAGAGGTTTCAGAacttgaaaaatgccaaaaaCGATCGAAAATACCCAAAAAAATTGGACTCGTCGGATCTTCGCTGCATGCCGCCTTCTGCCCGCCGCCCGATTTTCCTTTTTCTCGATTTTTCTGATTTCCGGTTTTTTTGACTTTTCCCTATTTAATCGGAACCCAAACTCGATTTTTTTTGGCAAAAACATACGAAAAAGGTTATTTCATGCAGCTTTTGGtatttttacaaaaaaaaattctataatCATCAACAAATTACAGCAATAGTAACATCCATTTCATTGCAGTGATCAAATGTGGTCAGAGATCTTAACAAAAACATCCATACCAAAAACCATAACAATCATACATATATAACACATATTATATCAAATTCATAATTTTAACACTCATGAGATATTATCATATAGGGCTTAGGGAAACCTCATTTTGTCAAAATACAAATATATGCCTATAATCCTACATCATATGGGAACTGTCAAAATAAAATAGGGTTAACCAATAAAAATCCTTGACGTTGATGAGAAGGtaaaaatttgtttctttttattaataataaatataatcccaattaaataattattttaaaatatttcagttaaataaatatttttattaaataaatacttaattaaaatattataattaatttcTAATTCTTTAATTAGTTCTATTACTACTAAATATCTTAAAATTAGTTAATTAACACCAATAATTCTAATAATTCTAATTTTTTTAACCCCTAACTCTCAACTCAActattttaataattattaaattaacAAAATACCCTTGTAACATCGAAATCACCAAAAATAATacaattaatcaaaataaatcaTATCACACGTAAAAATAAAATATtctaatatttaattaaaatattaaaataagttAGGGGTGTTACAACTAACGCGTAATGTGGTTGTGACATACTCGATTTCACAAGTTGACAGTGTGACTACTGATTGCTTCTTTGACATACAAGTGAAAGCAATATCTTCCATAAAGAACACAAAACCAGGAGTGCTCTTTCTATCGTTTCAGTCTTCACTCCAATCGACATCATTATAGTCAACAATCTCATAATTAAACCTCACGTTAAAATTTAAAGTCTCAGATAATCTTATTTTAATAGTTCACCTCCTACTAACATTCATGTtaaaaatttgtttctttttattaataataaatataatcccaattaaataattattttaaaatattttagttaaataaatatttttattaaataaatacttaattaaaatattataattaatttcTAATTCTTTAATTAGTTCTATTACTACTAAATATCTTAAAATTAGTTAATTAACACCAATAATTCTAATAATTCTAATTTTTTTAACCCCTAACTCTCAACTCAActattttaataattattaaattaacAAAATACCCTTGTAACATCGAAATCACCAAAAATAATacaattaatcaaaataaatcaTATCACACGTAAAAATAAAATATtctaatatttaattaaaatattaaaataaattaggGGTGTTACAACTAACGCGTGATGTGGTTATGACATACTCGATTTCACAAGTTGACAGTGTGACTACTGATTGCTTCTTTGACATACAAGTGAAAGCAATATCTTCCATAAAGAACACAAAACCAGTAGTGCTCTTTCTATCGTTTCAGTCTTCACTCCAATCGACATCATTATAGTCAACAATCTCATAATTGTTAGAAGAGTAATAGTGCAAGCCAAAGTTTATTGTACCTTTGATGTATCGAATGATTCTCTTTGTCGCCTCAAAGCGAATTATTGTTGGAGCTTCCATGTAGTGCCTTACAACTCCTACGACACAGAGAATATATGACCTTGTACTTATCAAGTAACATAGACTTCCAATCAAACTTTTGTAAGGAGTTGGATCCACAATCTCTTCGTTTTCATGCTTGCTCAACTTGCAGCCACATTCCATTAGGGTGCCAACCTGATTGACATCATCCATCTTGAACTTCTTAAGGACTTCTTTGGCATAACCTTCTTGGATGATGAAAATTGCTTTGTCTTCTTTATTTACTTCAATGTCGAGATAATATGCCATGAACCCCATATCCGTCATCTCAAATTCATTTGACATGTCTTTCTTGAACTATTCAGACATGCTTGGATTGTTTCCTATGAAGATCAAGTCATCTACATACAAACACATAATTAAAATATCTTTATTTTATGCTTTAATATATAATGTGTGCTCGTATGAACACTTGATGAAGTTATTATCTTGAAAGTACTTGTCGATTCGAATATTTCAAGCTCTTGGTGCTTGCTTGAGATCGTACAACGTCTTATTCAACTTCAagaatttttcttgcctttttACTTCACAACCCAGTGGTTGCTTGatataaacttcttcttctagAAATCCATTCAAACATCAACGTGTACACCACTGAGATTGAGATCTTCCAGTAAACCATCCTCTAATTTATTGGCTTTGTTGAGAACATCGGGATGCATCATAACTATAACTAATGAAAAATAACACTATTTAAGCAACCATTCAGTATGTACAAAAGTTACAACACGAGAGGCTCTAGATAATATTATCCGGACAATTCTCACAATGACGGAAAATACTAGATTGTGATTAAATGAAAATAGATATAGATGTATACTAAAGGTAATTTAAGACAATTATGATATTTCTAATGTCTAAATACATTTGAATTATGTTTTCAATTAAAACTATTGAATAATAAGAGAATAAATTTTTAGAGGGATTAATGAGATATGTTATATGATCATGAGTAAAAGGGTTTTTGGAATTGCATTACTAAAAATGTGATGCTCAGGATGGTACAATTCAGACGAATTAACATTTTGTTGAATGCTATAATTCAGACATATAAAATTATTAGAGTCACATGACCATTCCAAATAAAAGACGTGGTGTGTTATATTGAGGGTGCATCTTAGTTGTATTATTCGGACGAGTCGAGATGGTCAATTTCATAAATCATACGGTTTGGGAGAAACATATAGGATGTAATGAGAAACTCCTTAATATAATTATGCCTTTTTCATTCAGAATTTCCATGGGCCAATATTGAGCCCAATCATAGTATGGTATCAAATGGCAtttcattttgtccattttcCCCAAAATTTTCATTTCTTGTCAAACAATTGACTTTTAGCTACAATTCCCTTCATCTTCTTCACTCCGCTAGAGTTTTAAAACCCTACATTCGCCTCTCTCTCACCTTGCAAGACCTAACAAAAAACGATCCAACTGTCGTCGTCGTCAACGGTAACATATCACCACCACAAGCCTCATAGCTAAAGGTCTCACTCAAGACCCTCAAAGTCCTTACTTTCTTCATCTTAGTGAAAACCTATATGTCGTTCTTTTTGCTCATCCGCTTTCTGACTCCAACTACCACAATTGAAGTTGAGTCATGAAAAAAGTACTTTCCTTCAAGTATTAAACAAGTTTCACACGTTCACCCATCACTTCAAATTCTTCATTCTAGAAACTTACAAAAACATAGATTTGGATTGTGGTATTGTGCGAGAAAAATTATAGAGCAAGTTATTTCATCTTCTTCCAATCTCTTCTACATAACAACTGACTGACCTCCATACAAACCCTTGATCTGACTCCCTTCACTAAGTTTGTATCCAAGCCGAGACTTCTCTTCGTTTAATCTTTATGAATTGGTCTAGTGATGAAGAGTTGGATCCTGAGAATATACTGCTCTCAAGGTTTTGGATTCAAATTCCACCCGATCCAAACAATATTGAAATAATTATAAATAGacttatattttcttaatatAGTTATGTTTTTTTCCATTcaataattataataaaataaaatacacaTGGTCAATAAATCATGGAATCAAACATAACATAATGATATTATATTATACATTATAGTAAAGAAAATCAATTGAAACTTAAAATTCTTTATGACATAAAAATGTCACTATCTATATGTGCAATATGAACCTATGTAAAAATGCAAGGTTAAAAAAATCATACCTTTTGGCTGGATCTATTTGGGCAGTCCAAGCATGTCATTATCATGATGACATCCTGTAGAGTACACAGTGGTGGACTGGTGGTACTGCTACCATTTTTAACAAGAAAAAAAACAAATGTATAGTAATATTTTTCAAAAATCTAGTAATAAAAAACAAATCCGTAGTATAAAAACACACGTGATATTTAATAAAATAGTTCTAATAGTTTTTAGTGATAATGTTAATTAAGAGCATTCATTGTTATTCATCTTTAAAAAAATTAGATCCGATTTGTATGTGCTTCTGTATAAAATTATTTTACACATAAATTCAATAATATTTTGTCACATAATTTGATATATAATGTGTAAAATAATAATTTACACATAAATTCAATAATATTTTGTCACATGATATTAATAATAGAACTCCGAGGAAAACGCATAATTGACCGGCGTTTTCTGTAAAAATAATTCACAAATTAAGCAATGCCAACCTCATGCATACCCGAAGAAATACTAGCTCACCAAACGACGTCGTTTTCTCTCATTTTCTCCCTGATATAAAATACCGCATTCTTTTTCATGCAATTCGCCAGAAGAAAAAGAGAGTGAGAAAGAGGAAAAAGCATGTTCTTCCTCTATCTATCTCTGCTCTTTTCAGATTCGTCAAATTTTCTGATCCATCGATAAATTTCAAACCTAATTCGCCTTCGATTGGTTCTCGAATTCCACACTTCGTGTTAGTTAACTGTAAGATTTTCTTCTTGTTGTAATTCTCGTTTCTCGCTTCGAAATTTAGATTCTAGGTCTTATATCTAGATCTTTAATTTTCCTATTTAGTTAGATTTGAtagaaaaaaagagaatattATAGTATAATTGTAATGCAAATTAGGTTTTGTTAATCCAATTATTATAATTTCATGTATTGTTCTCagattatttttgtttttgattttggTATTTAAACTTTAATGGATCATTAGGTTAATGTGATATTTAGAGATTTTTTTAACTCAGGTTATGGATCAAACATGGTAGCTAATTATCCTCATTGTGCTCCTTTATTTGAATTGAAAGCAGCAGTTTGATAATGTGAAGTTAACACTTTATTATATGGTTTCGCATTGTGGTAATGTTGATTGGACCTAATTATCTAGGTTACTGAGCATAAGGGCACCATAACTCATTCAAGTTTTTCGGTGTTTAATACATGTACCAGAGTAATGCAGTGATTCACCATAAACTATGTTTCTTTATGCTTTAATTGtctcttttttttccttttcatttttcattaatTTTGCGTTGTTTTCAGAGAATTTGTTATGGTATTATGCTATGTATATATGATGCTCTTTAGTGGTTATAACTTAAAAAGAAATTATGAACGATTTTTCTAGGTCTGGTTTATTGGGATGAAGTAAGTGTAGCAGAAATGAGGATGTTGTATTAGAAATGTGATAAAACTAGACAAGATAAGATTAGAAATGACAATATTAGAGAGAGTGTTGGGATAGAACTATAGTAGAAAAAATGGTTGAAAATAGACTTCGGTGGTTTGGGTATGTAGAGAGAAGATCAGTAGATTTTGTGGTATGGAGAGTAAATTAGATGGAGAGGAGTCAAAGAGTTAGAGGTAGAGAAAGACCTAGGAAAACTTAAGAGAAGTTGTTAAGAAAGATTTTGAGATTAACAATTTGGATAAAAGTGGCGGATGTGGATCCATGTAGCCGACCCCACTTATGGGATGAAGCTTGGTTTTTGTTTGGTTGTTGATGTTGTTGGTTTATTGAAATTTCAAAGCAAATTTAATCATATATTATTACATCTCATGCTTCTCAGAGGCTGAATAGAATACTATCAAAAATGTGCTCTTTAGAACTTATAGAAACTTGTGGCCTTTCAATTTTGGCATATAATCTTGTAGTTCTAGTAATGGGGATACTTGTCTTGGGTGTTGGGTGTTGTTAAAAATTATGTTAGTTTTTCTTTTCGTATTTACATATTACAGTGGCACTGATTGTACTTATTTTAAGCAATTACTTCTACACAAATTAAGTTTTGTTATTCTTTTTTTTATCATGTGTAGATTTTTGTTGAGGTTGAAAGGGCTTAGTAGTCAACAGGGGAAGCTAACTGCTGGAGCTCAGCTTTTGGGAAAGTTATTCTTTTGTGTGACAATGGCTTATATACAGATGctgttgtgatttctgccttTGCATTGTAAACTTTTCATCTTTAAAGATGTGGAACTTCGCATCACATGCCCTTACAAGCATTAGAATGAAAAGAAGCTCCACAGAGCCGATCCTAAGCTGTGCAGAATGCTCGGATGATGAGGTTTGCTCTAATGCTAGCAAAGATGAAGGGCTGGAGTGCCCAATATGCTGGGAATCATTCAATATAGTTGAGAATGTGCCTTATGTCTTATGGTGTGGCCACACCCTCTGTAAAAATTGTGTCCTGGGACTTCAATGGGCTGTAATGAAATTTCCTACCCAACAAATCAAGATTCCGTTCTTCGTTACTTGTCCATGGTGCCACCTACTATCATTCCGGTTCATCTACAAGGGGAATCTGAAATTTCCTCGCAAAAATTTCTTCCTTCTTTGGATGGTTGAGAGCCTGAATGGTGATAGGCATAAGACCGTTTCTGCTTCTGTGGACAGCCAACCAATTTGGCCTCCTAAGTTCAACCTTTTGGGAAGTCAAGGTACTAGTTGTAACCTTAGAAGGCCCTCAAGTAGTCATTGTTCTGGACAATTGGGATCTAACAACGCAGTCCGTGTGAGTGATGGAGAGAGACACTATTTTTCCCTTCATAAATCTCTGGATTTCTTCCTTCACTTTACATCCAAGTTCCCATTGGTCATCACTTTGCTTCTGATAGCCTTTTTCGTAATCCCTTGCAGTGTTGTTATTTTAATCATTTACTTCCTACTCACTATTGTTTTTGCCATCCCATCGTTCCTCGTATTGTACTTTGCATACCCAACTATCCAGAGATTGATTAGAGAAATAACATCATAAGTTGTAGCCTTGCTCCTACAGTCAGTTGTGGCATGTTTATCAAACTTCAACAAATTCACTATATACTTTTGGATTGAATGTTCTACCATGTGGTGGTGCTTTCTTTGTTATTTTTAGGTTTTAGTATTTTATACTATTTATTTTCTTCTGGAGGTTTTTGTGCCACCTTCATATCTACTTTAAGACGATTGTCAGTTGTAATCTTTTTCTTCCTGAAGTCAAGTTTAACTGTTGTACAAAGAAGTCTTTACATGCCTAAATTTTATATGCAAAATTACTAATGGTTGTGCGAATACATGTAGATAATATGTTTCTTGTAGAAAAGAATACTTGGATTTAAATATAAGAGAGGCAAATTACCTATTAAGCTCTGATTAGCATTTGTTTCAGCATTTCTGACAAAACTACCTGGTTACATTCTGACACACTAATCCTTATACTTTTCTCCGAGCCTGTTGGAGAGGAGTGGTGATGGTGTAGGCAGTTTGTAACTTCCACAATTCAGAGCCAGGAATCTGTTAGAAGCCCAAGAATTGAATCCTAATAAATGGGATTCTCAGttctttttctctctttctcttatTCTTTCTTAATCTTTCAAAACAGAAGTGTTATTTCTTTGGAATCCACTCTTAACAGTTTGTCTGACTTGTCGGATCTTTGAGTAGTACAGTATTCATGGATATGGAGGTAGCATAGATGGCAAATTTGTCTACTTTTACAAGGGTAGACCCTATTGGGTAGATTGAACTTGCTAGATCTTTGAGTAGTGCAGTGTTCATGGATATGGAGGTAGCATAGATGGTGAATCTGTCAACTTTTATGAGGATAGACCCTATTGCTTTTAGATTGCAAAGGGCTGAAAAGATTTTTGAAGTGCAAGAAGTTTACATGTTTTATCAACTGCAATGGGTTTTCATAAGCATGGAGGGAGAAGTCATGCGTTGGTTCAGTTCTTGGTGTCTAAGAAGACTCAAATTTATACCGGGCAATATTCTCTTTAAATCTGACTGTGAGATTCATAACATGCTATGATAGCTGTGTCTTTGAAGGATTTTCGATGTTGAAGCACGAAGGGCAAGTGAAGAGTTATAGACTAGGTGGAGAAATTGGTAGAGACACCGAAGAAGAAACAAGAAATGTGCAGCAATCATATTATTGGTGTTGTGAAGAATAGTGTAAAGAAAGTTAATGAGAAGGGGCAGAATTGAAACTCCTTCGTGGTACTCTAAGCAACTCAATTCCGCCGTTGAAACCTTCCTGGTCCACCAACCGTCCGAGAACTTTTTTCCTGGGCTCCAATGTGTGGCCTTCCTCACCACCATTGTCTAAGTACTGTCTGTTTACACTAAAGGGAAATTAACAATTTGGGATTGCTTGATTAAACACAGACACAGTCAGTAATGTTTTGAAACACAATTAATCATTTTATTGGTTACACTGTCATTTACGGAAAATGAAGTTGATGATCAAACTGTGGTACCAAAACTAAATCTTAAAACATGAAAAACTGTAACTGATATACACAAGTAGCAGCTCATGCATTTGTTGAAGCTTACAGTTTTGTTTTGCAATTTTTATAGCACCATGTGGTCATATACTGTAAATGATGATGACTAAGAGATATGGATAATACTATGAAACAATCATTTACATATCTTCCTCCCAAACACTTTGATGTTATGCAACTGGCAATCTCAGAAGCAGAAATAAATCCGTGGCAGTTTGCCTGTTGTTCGAATTGCACCTGCCTTCCGTTTTGCTTGTAGCTCTTCATTCTTTCGGTTTTCATCAGCCTTGGTTCTCGCTCTGTCTGCAACTTGATTTACACACTTCATCTTATTTTGAAATTTCTCCAAAGCTTTAAACCTTCTCCGCTCAAGTTCACTCTGCAATTTAGAAGTTTGCGATTAGTCTTTCCATTAAAGTTCAATCATCATCTCGCGTGACAGTACTTATCTCGCCATTGTAATTGTTTGTACCATTCCAGTTAAGGTTTAAATTTATCACCTATGCATAATGTTCAAATCAGAATGCTATTTACACATCGCATATATACTCCCGTGTTATTTACTCTGAAAAAGGCAATGAAAAAGACACAAATTTTGCCAAAACCTAAGACATTATCTGATAATAGCTAAAGAAGAACTTGACGATCTGTTTAAAATATGTTCTATAAAGCCTAATAAAAGTCTGAGTGAAACCTCATGCTTAATTAGCTTTCGTTTGGCTTTCATCCTCTTTTTGTCTTGCCATGAGTCTATAGTCTCTTTCTGCTTCTCGTACCTGACAATGTTTTTCATTATTATAAAAACTGAGTCAAATGATGATAGTATTTATTCTAGTTCTGGTTTAAACCGGTTTCTTTGGTGGAAAATCAATGTAATCTTGTTTTCAAGTACCTTTGTTGGATCTTGTTGAGCTCGGTTCTCTCCCATACATCTGCATCTTCCTCCTGAATGTTTGTGCCCGTTGTAGTCTGTCTTAGAGGGCTCGGTTGCCTTGAAGTCTTTTGAATTgaaggaggaggaggaggagCTTTTGGTGTTGAGGTAACAGGTTTCTTATCAATAAAAGTTGAAGTCTTTTTCATTGATGGTGCAGGCATAATGGCCTTTTCCGGCTTCTTTTCTTCTGAAACTGGGGATATTGACACCTTGTCACCCTGGTCATCTTTATATCTAAATGAACCTAAACATGATGAAGACAAAGTTTAACAAAATTGTTTGGTGTTTTTTCCCCTCAACAATGGTAATTATCAGTTATAAGCGAAGCGCTATGTGCTCATTTTTACCTGATAATCTCTTGGAAGCACTAGCAAGTAGGGACTTTGAAGATTTTGAGCTGCCTAACTTACTTTTTGTCTTGGCCAATGAGGTCTCCGGCGTCTCACTCGTCTGCTCAGAGGCCTCTTGCAAATTAATCGAGAATGCAGCAGCAGCTACTGCAGCAGCATGCTCGATTTCAAAAGAGTCAAAATCATGACTTCTTTTCATTGGAAGCTGTTTTTGAAACCAGTTCTGACTCCTTTTCTTCTCTGCTGAAAATGGTCAACACAGTTTATGAGAAATGAAGGTAAGAGGAAAAGCATAACACACATTACCTTTGAAAGATTGAGTTTTCTGTATAGGTATTTTGCGATCCCTCGTGGCACCAAGATCAGGTTTCTTCTCATCCATACCAGTAAGTTGCCCCCTAACAAAATTGTCCATGTAAAGTTTGTAAGCTGGTGAATATCATTTAAGGTTCATGTGAAATCAAGACCCTTAAATTCAGAACTACTAACCTCATTTGATTCCATAAATTCTCCATTCTTTTGCACGAGTTTTATTCTCAGGTTTCTCTTCTATGACTATTATGTTTTATCATCATCAAATATCAGTTAGCCACTTGCATTTGCTTATTTGAAATAGAAGAAACCTTGGAAAGGAAACTTTCTCTTGGATAGCTATTTATGGGGCCATCATTTGGAGGAGAACAAGCAAGGTTAAATATACCTTGCATATGGTAACTGGTTTGAATCTCAAGTGCCTTTTGGAGAAAGATAGGTATTCTTTTTCTTCGTTGCAGACTAAGGCTGATGATCCTCTCGAACAAATTTTCAATCCATATTTTTATGGTGAAGAATTGAAGAATCACTAGTTGAGTGCTCTGTCAAAACAACCTGGAATAAAGATGGATAAAAAGCCATTTCTCCCCATTATGATTCTAACCTCTTTTTTAATTGTAGCTACTGGCTAATCACTTAAATTTTTATGacattttaatttatttaaggTTTAATATTTTTTTCCGTATTTTGTATTTGGAATTTATTTTACTTTCATAACTTTTTAATTGGTCTTTCGTATGTTTAAAATGTATCCTATTtgttatttttgttttatttgttaGTCAAAGTCAATAATTGAAATTATGTGGCACTTATGTGGAATATTTGATGGGTATGTGTCATTATTTATGCC includes these proteins:
- the LOC127119631 gene encoding uncharacterized protein LOC127119631; this translates as MWNFASHALTSIRMKRSSTEPILSCAECSDDEVCSNASKDEGLECPICWESFNIVENVPYVLWCGHTLCKNCVLGLQWAVMKFPTQQIKIPFFVTCPWCHLLSFRFIYKGNLKFPRKNFFLLWMVESLNGDRHKTVSASVDSQPIWPPKFNLLGSQGTSCNLRRPSSSHCSGQLGSNNAVRVSDGERHYFSLHKSLDFFLHFTSKFPLVITLLLIAFFVIPCSVVILIIYFLLTIVFAIPSFLVLYFAYPTIQRLIREITS
- the LOC127119630 gene encoding remorin isoform X2, which codes for MENLWNQMRGQLTGMDEKKPDLGATRDRKIPIQKTQSFKEKKRSQNWFQKQLPMKRSHDFDSFEIEHAAAVAAAAFSINLQEASEQTSETPETSLAKTKSKLGSSKSSKSLLASASKRLSGSFRYKDDQGDKVSISPVSEEKKPEKAIMPAPSMKKTSTFIDKKPVTSTPKAPPPPPSIQKTSRQPSPLRQTTTGTNIQEEDADVWERTELNKIQQRYEKQKETIDSWQDKKRMKAKRKLIKHESELERRRFKALEKFQNKMKCVNQVADRARTKADENRKNEELQAKRKAGAIRTTGKLPRIYFCF
- the LOC127119630 gene encoding remorin isoform X1; protein product: MENLWNQMRGQLTGMDEKKPDLGATRDRKIPIQKTQSFKAEKKRSQNWFQKQLPMKRSHDFDSFEIEHAAAVAAAAFSINLQEASEQTSETPETSLAKTKSKLGSSKSSKSLLASASKRLSGSFRYKDDQGDKVSISPVSEEKKPEKAIMPAPSMKKTSTFIDKKPVTSTPKAPPPPPSIQKTSRQPSPLRQTTTGTNIQEEDADVWERTELNKIQQRYEKQKETIDSWQDKKRMKAKRKLIKHESELERRRFKALEKFQNKMKCVNQVADRARTKADENRKNEELQAKRKAGAIRTTGKLPRIYFCF